A stretch of the Streptomyces sp. NBC_00078 genome encodes the following:
- a CDS encoding NUDIX domain-containing protein produces the protein MVFDKRSYDKYAYEPFAVTVDLAVLTVRSGALHVLLVERGHEPYAGRWALPGGFVEPRESAETAARRELAEETGLADVTGLHLEQLRTYSEPGRDPRMRVVSVAFTALLPDAPEPHAGSDAARASWLPYDAAGPLAFDHDRILADAHERVGAQLEYTCLATAFCPPEFTLGELQQVYETVWGTALDRPNFRRKVLATPGFVDPVPGGARLTGGRGKPAALYRAGPATSLSPPLLRPPPEGRPA, from the coding sequence ATGGTCTTCGACAAGAGGAGTTACGACAAGTACGCCTACGAGCCCTTCGCTGTCACCGTCGACCTCGCTGTCCTCACCGTCCGATCCGGCGCGCTCCATGTGCTGCTCGTCGAGCGCGGACACGAGCCGTACGCCGGACGCTGGGCGCTGCCCGGCGGCTTCGTGGAGCCGCGTGAGTCGGCGGAGACGGCCGCCCGGCGCGAACTCGCCGAGGAGACCGGCCTCGCGGACGTCACCGGTCTCCACCTGGAGCAGCTGCGGACGTACAGCGAGCCCGGCCGCGACCCCCGGATGCGGGTCGTGTCCGTCGCCTTCACCGCGCTGCTGCCCGACGCGCCCGAACCGCACGCCGGCAGCGACGCGGCGCGGGCGAGCTGGCTGCCTTACGACGCGGCGGGCCCGCTCGCCTTCGACCACGACCGGATCCTGGCCGACGCCCACGAACGCGTCGGCGCCCAGCTCGAGTACACCTGCCTCGCCACCGCCTTCTGCCCGCCCGAGTTCACGCTCGGCGAGCTGCAGCAGGTCTACGAGACCGTGTGGGGCACCGCCCTCGACCGGCCCAACTTCCGCCGCAAGGTGCTCGCCACGCCCGGCTTCGTCGACCCGGTCCCCGGCGGTGCGCGCCTGACCGGCGGCCGCGGAAAACCGGCCGCGCTCTACCGCGCGGGCCCGGCCACCAGCCTCTCTCCGCCGCTTCTGCGACCGCCCCCGGAAGGACGCCCCGCATGA
- a CDS encoding DUF72 domain-containing protein — protein sequence MGEILVGTCSWTDRALVGSGWYPPGRRDAEGRLRHYAGRFPVVEVDSAYYALPGARNCRLWAERTPDGFVFDVKAFSLLTGHPTRTSVMPDGLPADPGDPKVLDEVWARFAEGIEPLRAAGRLGSVLFQLPPWVRPGQRAGEFLRECAERTAGWPVSVEFRHPAWWREEWADATCALLARYGMTAVAVDMTQTLPSSVPPVTPVTSPRLSVVRFHGRSAAWGSGSKEDRFRYDYGEDELAGWLPRLRALATRVDQLHVLFNNCCGAAAVRAAESMQRLLDGTDRDHARVREGANAATTAPAPAAPADTHSAGAQPSRKADGEP from the coding sequence ATGGGCGAGATCCTCGTGGGCACGTGTTCGTGGACGGACCGGGCGCTGGTCGGCAGCGGCTGGTATCCGCCGGGGCGGCGGGACGCGGAGGGGAGACTGCGGCACTACGCCGGGCGCTTCCCGGTCGTCGAGGTCGACTCGGCGTACTACGCGCTGCCCGGCGCCCGCAACTGCCGGCTGTGGGCCGAGCGCACACCGGACGGCTTCGTCTTCGACGTGAAGGCGTTCTCGCTGCTCACCGGGCATCCGACGCGGACCTCGGTGATGCCGGACGGGCTGCCCGCCGATCCGGGGGACCCGAAGGTGCTCGACGAGGTGTGGGCGCGGTTCGCCGAGGGCATCGAGCCGCTGCGGGCGGCCGGTCGGCTCGGCAGCGTGCTGTTCCAGTTACCGCCGTGGGTCCGACCGGGGCAGCGGGCCGGGGAGTTCCTCCGTGAGTGCGCCGAGCGAACCGCCGGGTGGCCGGTCTCCGTGGAGTTCCGGCATCCCGCCTGGTGGCGGGAGGAGTGGGCGGACGCGACGTGCGCGCTGCTCGCCCGGTACGGCATGACCGCCGTCGCGGTCGACATGACGCAGACGCTCCCCTCGTCCGTGCCGCCGGTCACGCCGGTCACCTCGCCGCGGCTGTCCGTCGTCCGGTTCCACGGGCGGAGCGCCGCCTGGGGGTCGGGAAGCAAGGAGGACCGGTTCCGGTACGACTACGGCGAGGACGAACTCGCCGGGTGGCTGCCGCGGTTGCGGGCTCTGGCCACACGGGTCGACCAGCTCCACGTGCTGTTCAACAACTGCTGCGGCGCGGCCGCGGTCCGTGCCGCCGAGAGCATGCAGCGGCTGCTCGACGGCACGGACCGAGATCACGCGCGGGTGCGTGAGGGGGCGAACGCCGCCACCACCGCCCCGGCTCCCGCGGCCCCCGCCGACACCCACAGCGCCGGCGCGCAGCCGTCCAGGAAGGCGGACGGCGAGCCGTAG